A genomic region of Massilia sp. KIM contains the following coding sequences:
- a CDS encoding cobyric acid synthase, translating into MSAFPYSTLMVQGTTSDAGKSTVVAALCRLLKRRGVRVAPFKPQNMALNSAVTADGGEIGRAQALQAAAAGIAPHTDMNPVLLKPSSDIGAQVIIHGRARAEMNARDYHQYKLVAMEAVLASHRRLSDQYEAVIVEGAGSPAEINLRDRDIANMGFAEAVDCPVILVADIDRGGVFAHLVGTLSCLSESERRRVIGFVINRFRGDIKLLEPGLEWLEQKTGKPVLGVLPYLHGLYLDAEDAVQPAQSGRGQFRVVVPSLPRMSNHTDFDALRAHPEVDLRFVREGEPIPVADLIILPGSKNTRGDLEWLRKQGWPQQLARHLRYGGKLIGVCGGFQMLGRAVADPHGVEGRAGATQALGLLELDTEMAQEKRLAQVSGVCAFDDGADARVDGYEIHMGVSTGAAFERPAFIIDGRHEGAVSADGQVLGTYLHGLFDHPDACQALLRWAGLHSETRVDTNALREASLDRIADAAEEMFANLVALR; encoded by the coding sequence ATGAGCGCCTTCCCATATTCGACCCTGATGGTGCAGGGGACGACTTCCGACGCCGGCAAGAGCACGGTAGTGGCGGCCCTGTGCCGCCTGCTCAAGCGGCGCGGCGTGAGGGTGGCGCCGTTCAAGCCGCAGAACATGGCGCTCAACAGCGCGGTCACCGCCGACGGCGGCGAGATCGGCCGCGCCCAGGCCCTGCAGGCCGCGGCCGCTGGAATCGCGCCGCATACGGACATGAACCCGGTGCTGCTCAAGCCCTCGAGCGACATCGGCGCCCAGGTGATCATCCACGGCCGCGCACGCGCCGAGATGAATGCGCGCGATTATCACCAGTACAAGCTGGTGGCGATGGAGGCGGTGCTGGCGTCGCATCGCCGCCTGTCGGACCAGTATGAGGCGGTGATCGTCGAAGGCGCGGGCAGCCCGGCGGAGATCAACCTGCGCGACCGCGACATCGCCAACATGGGCTTTGCGGAAGCGGTCGACTGTCCTGTGATCCTGGTGGCGGACATCGACCGCGGCGGCGTCTTCGCCCATCTGGTCGGGACCCTGTCCTGCCTTTCGGAGTCGGAGCGCCGGCGCGTGATCGGATTCGTCATCAACCGCTTCCGCGGCGACATCAAGCTGCTGGAGCCGGGGTTGGAATGGCTGGAGCAGAAGACCGGCAAGCCGGTGCTCGGCGTGCTGCCCTACCTGCACGGGCTCTACCTCGACGCCGAGGACGCGGTGCAGCCGGCACAATCCGGGCGCGGACAGTTCCGTGTGGTCGTTCCGAGCCTGCCGCGCATGAGCAACCACACCGACTTCGACGCGCTGCGCGCCCACCCCGAGGTCGACTTGCGCTTCGTACGCGAAGGCGAGCCGATTCCCGTCGCCGACCTGATCATCCTTCCGGGGAGCAAGAACACGCGCGGGGACCTGGAATGGCTCAGGAAGCAGGGCTGGCCGCAGCAACTGGCTCGCCACTTGCGCTATGGCGGAAAGCTGATCGGCGTGTGCGGTGGTTTCCAGATGCTGGGGCGTGCCGTGGCCGACCCGCACGGTGTGGAAGGCCGCGCTGGCGCGACGCAGGCGCTTGGGCTGCTGGAGCTCGACACCGAGATGGCGCAGGAAAAACGGCTCGCGCAGGTGAGCGGTGTCTGCGCCTTCGACGACGGAGCGGATGCGCGGGTGGACGGCTACGAGATCCACATGGGCGTGTCGACCGGCGCCGCGTTTGAAAGGCCGGCCTTCATCATCGACGGCCGCCATGAGGGTGCGGTATCGGCCGACGGCCAGGTCCTCGGCACCTATCTGCACGGCCTGTTCGATCATCCCGACGCCTGCCAGGCCTTGTTGCGCTGGGCAGGCCTGCACAGCGAGACGCGTGTGGACACGAATGCGCTGCGGGAGGCGAGTCTCGACCGCATCGCGGATGCCGCCGAAGAGATGTTCGCCAACCTGGTGGCGCTGCGCTAG